The Mytilus trossulus isolate FHL-02 chromosome 13, PNRI_Mtr1.1.1.hap1, whole genome shotgun sequence genome has a segment encoding these proteins:
- the LOC134694757 gene encoding uncharacterized protein LOC134694757, whose translation MASQVDDDPKSGTLDLSDDDHNPNTSQQSGKGVDDNRIPKDFRDSQTHESDSDDDDDMSSMSIDTLIRLQYKQMKYMQKLTEHLGSKSDDVSDSANKYTIAPHDSASRTKRSHCDDGESNISNKHLKVADDSQHDTESVDDLDKLMCSFENAETDNLDKSDNVTDDEDLNEVNELMDEMSEFYNDSEETSAAIEESLAKSVNTSLRSKIPDSKFKEIKSKYKRPENCQNLMIPSVNEEVWGEKHSMINAIRSRDLKLQKIMGYVIKGMIPAIETTNDILKAALKKNTFEPTKNLRKMADGIRMFAASYTQLNQYRKENFKPIMIGKFKKLTYTNNSVSDKLFGDDLQKKIEDIQKSKKISVTGFNTGFTEKPSTSGYNYHRNSSEGYNNNKTGNGKSRFLDQRNSFPNKRGRGGRQFNKPNNR comes from the coding sequence ATGGCATCTCAGGTTGATGATGATCCAAAAAGTGGGACACTAGACTTATCTGATGATGACCATAACCCTAACACTAGCCAGCAATCTGGAAAGGGTGTAGATGATAATAGAATACCCAAAGACTTTAGGGATTCTCAAACCCATGAATCTGACTCTGATGATGACGACGATATGTCATCGATGTCGATTGACACTTTAATACGTTTACAATACAAGCAGATGAAATATATGCAAAAACTAACAGAACATTTAGGTTCTAAATCCGATGATGTGTCGGACAGTGCAAATAAATACACAATAGCACCACACGATAGTGCAAGTAGAACAAAAAGATCCCATTGTGATGACGGGGAATCtaacatttcaaataaacacTTAAAAGTTGCAGATGATTCCCAGCATGACACAGAGTCTGTTGATGACCTAGATAAACTTATGTGTAGTTTTGAAAATGCTGAGACCGACAACCTTGATAAATCAGATAACGTCACTGATGACGAGGATCTTAACGAGGTCAATGAATTAATGGATGAAATGAGTGAATTTTATAATGATTCTGAGGAAACTAGTGCGGCTATTGAAGAAAGCTTAGCAAAATCAGTCAATACTTCTCTAAGATCTAAAATCCCAGATTCTAAATTCAAAGAAATTAAATCGAAGTATAAAAGACCAGAAAACTGTCAAAACCTTATGATCCCTTCAGTAAATGAAGAAGTTTGGGGAGAAAAACACTCTATGATTAACGCAATAAGATCACGTGatctaaaattacaaaaaatcatgGGGTATGTCATTAAGGGAATGATACCAGCAATAGAAACGACAAATGACATCTTGAAAGCTgctttaaagaaaaatacatttgaacCAACAAAAAACCTTAGAAAAATGGCAGATGGCATCCGAATGTTCGCGGCTTCTTATACCCAACTAAAccaatatagaaaagaaaatttcaaaccaATTATGATTGGGAAGTTCAAGAAACTTACTTATACAAACAATTCCGTATCTGATAAATTGTTTGGGGATGACTTGCAGaagaaaattgaagatattcaaaaatcaaagaaaatatcTGTAACGGGATTTAATACCGGATTTACCGAGAAACCATCAACAAGTGGATATAACTATCATCGTAATTCTTCTGAAGGgtataataacaataaaactgGGAATGGCAAAAGTCGTTTTTTAGACCAGCGAAACTCCTTCCCGAACAAACGAGGAAGAGGGGGGAGACAGTTCAACAAACCAAACAATCGATAA
- the LOC134694218 gene encoding uncharacterized protein LOC134694218: MDSLGTAINLMNRNCYFGSIDLKDAFFSIPVRESDRKFLRFTWNGELYQFTCLAQGLSTCPRVFTKIMKCVFSELRKKGHCNSAYIDDSLLIGQSYEDCINNINDTVTLFDKLGLTIHPNKSVFVPTQEIQHLGFVLNSREMSVRLTQEKSQKFKELCKQILRKEYVSIREFSELIGKMVASEYGVPYAKLFHKRLHITKNEQLRKQRGNYDAKFGLNEMCKQDINWWIDNIEICKKYVCIGNPEIIIRSDASLTGWGGVYESQSTGGRWSAEENSYHINQLELLAVYLTLKSFCSNASCVHIHAQIDNTTAVTYINKMGGMKENLNDLTREILLWCINRNIWLTAAHLPGSENCEADYESRNSNDDTEWELDSEVYIKIEQLFGSPDIDLFASRLNYKVTPYCSYRPDPNAKLVDAFTFNWGTNFNYIFPPFSILGAVLRKIVQDQADAIVIAPLWPTQPWFPKILQLLVDCPRILPVKKSLVTLSFNKTKVHPLLNKLHLTAFKLSGDHLKVKVYQNQLSTLSCIHGETPQNNNIGVISKSGCVFVLKNMLIPCHQL, from the coding sequence ATGGACAGTTTAGGCACTGCAATTAATTTAATGAACCGTAATTGTTATTTTGGTAGTATAGACTTGAAGGATGCATTTTTTAGTATTCCAGTCAGAGAGTCTGATCGAAAATTTCTCCGATTCACGTGGAATGGGGAATTATATCAATTTACATGTTTAGCTCAAGGTCTAAGTACTTGCCCACGTGTTTTTACAAAGATAATGAAATGTGTGTTTTCTGAATTACGGAAGAAAGGTCATTGCAATTCAGCCTATATCGATGATTCTCTTTTAATTGGACAATCTTATGAGGATTGCATTAATAACATTAATGACACAGTTACGTTATTCGATAAACTAGGTCTTACAATTCATCCAAATAAATCCGTTTTCGTTCCGACACAAGAAATTCAACATCTTGGGTTTGTGTTGAATTCACGAGAAATGTCAGTGCGTCTTACTCaagaaaaatctcaaaaattcaaggaattatgtaaacaaattttaCGCAAGGAATATGTTTCTATCAGAGAATTTTCTGAACTGATAGGTAAAATGGTAGCAAGCGAATACGGCGTTCCGTATGCAAAATTATTTCACAAAAGACTGCATATAACTAAAAACGAACAGTTACGGAAACAACGAGGCAATTATGACGCAAAATTCGGTCTCAATGAAATGTGTAAGCAAGATATAAATTGGTGGATCGATAATATAGAGATTTGCAAGAAATATGTGTGTATTGGAAATCCCGAAATTATAATTAGATCAGATGCGTCTTTAACGGGATGGGGCGGAGTTTATGAGAGCCAATCTACAGGTGGTAGATGGTCGGCTGAAGAAAATTCTTATCACATTAATCAGCTAGAATTGTTAGCTGTGTATTTAACACTGAAGTCATTTTGTAGCAACGCGTCATGTGTACATATACACGCGCAGATAGATAACACAACTGCTGTGacgtatataaataaaatgggCGGTATGAAAGAAAATCTCAATGACTTGACAAGGGAGATTTTGTTATGGTGTATAAATAGAAACATCTGGTTAACTGCTGCACATTTACCGGGGAGTGAAAATTGCGAAGCTGACTATGAATCGCGTAATAGCAATGATGACACTGAATGGGAATTAGATAGtgaagtttatataaaaattgaacaattaTTTGGAAGCCctgatattgatttatttgcTTCACGGTTAAATTACAAAGTTACGCCATACTGTTCTTATAGACCAGATCCAAATGCAAAACTTGTTGatgcatttacttttaattggggaacaaactttaattatattttccCTCCTTTCAGCATACTAGGAGCAGTATTGAGGAAGATTGTACAGGATCAGGCAGATGCAATCGTAATAGCCCCGTTATGGCCAACTCAACCTTGGTTTCCAAAAATTCTACAGTTGCTTGTGGATTGTCCCAGAATTTTACCAGTGAAGAAATCACTTGTGACACTTTCgttcaacaaaacaaaagttcaTCCGCTCCTCAACAAACTTCACCTGACAGCGTTCAAATTGTCCGGGGATCATTTGAAAGTCAAGgtttatcaaaatcagttgTCGACATTATCATGCATTCATGGCGAGACTCCACAAAACAACAATATTGGAGTTATATCAAAAAGTGGGTGTGTTTTTGTGTTGAAAAACATGCTGATCCCATGTCATCAACTGTAA
- the LOC134694219 gene encoding prolow-density lipoprotein receptor-related protein 1-like produces MAWQWTGPWIGQNLFWCNKIADTIEVSRLDGSYRKILIEDGLQEPRGLEVHPLRGYLFYTDWGDQPHISRAHMDGTHIERIITQNLAWPNGLTIDYVTEKIFWSDASLDYISMADLDGSNQFVVINKNLPHTFALTTFMDYIFWTDWESKSINRAHKFSGENRTTIVKTSHRPMDIQVYHKMRQTKEAKQFTGQISPVKTAGYDDWTLISSDDNEIETLHDARHVKNPDGLAAH; encoded by the exons ATGGCCTGGCAGTGGACTGGCCCGTGGATAGGACAAAATTTATTCTGGTGTAACAAGATTGCTGATACAATAGAAGTGTCTCGTCTGGACGGCAGCTATCGTAAAATCCTTATAGAAGATGGATTACAAGAACCACGAGGTCTAGAGGTGCACCCGTTACGAGGATACTTATTCTACACAGATTGGGGGGACCAGCCACACATATCTAGAGCACACATGGACGGAACCCATATTGAACGTATTATTACCCAGAACCTTGCATGGCCGAATGGATTAACGATTGATTATGTGACGGAGAAAATATTCTGGTCTGATGCAAGTTTGGATTATATTAGTATGGCAGATCTTGATGGCAGCAACCAGTTTGTCGTGATCAATAAAAACTTGCCGCATACCTTCGCTCTAACGACATTCATGGACTACATATTTTGGACCGATTGGGAATCGAAGAGTATTAACAGAGCTCACAAGTTTTCTGGAGAAAATCGTACAACGATTGTTAAAACATCACACAGGCCTATGGATATACAGGTCTATCATAAAATGAGACAGACAAAAG AAGCAAAACAATTTACTGGACAAATATCACCAGTAAAAACAGCTGGATACGACGACTGGACTTTAATAAGCAGTGATGATAATGAG ATTGAAACATTGCATGATGCAAGACATGTGAAGAATCCAGATGGCCTGGCAGCCCACTAA
- the LOC134694756 gene encoding uncharacterized protein LOC134694756, producing MEVNGEMEKNMKRKKNKRKKSSKKKKTMDMSVKVSLKSSDKGSYYNQEEYASESDTTNSDSSLYSRENNLNSSVSFLKLTSPFEQSFEVEDIAAASSVAAADTCDNNDDESDKEMNITWEVNSNNDNISDSDMSSDDQEDVSVTGRALIQLKILQKKISQAAICSTCKTGELNVIDASEINKSGLCLKLAFRCNECHSNTVFDTDKKGNFEFSKIHNVNRLSVLAMRMMGKSRNALLKFCSILDLPSPVNYGPYKKHTETWKEIATEIIEENLSEAAEEIQQLKRNSGWDGEGACKCSVSVDGSWAHVGYSSRFGFVSVISVDTGKVLDYVTLSNECKACKKWEREGKTHTRDFLQWFVEHEKDCTLNHDGSAKTMEAQGAVILFRRSEEKHSLQYTTYVGDGDSSAYGNVVDSRPYGPNIIFAKEDCVGHIQGRMGKHLRRLVDQYKGTVQYIVLPSPF from the coding sequence atggaAGTAAATGgagaaatggaaaaaaatatgaaaaggaaaaaaaataaaaggaaaaaatcttccaaaaagaaaaaaactatggaTATGAGTGTAAAAGTGTCTTTAAAATCCTCTGACAAAGGTTCTTACTACAACCAAGAAGAGTATGCTTCTGAATCTGACACCACCAACAGTGACAGCAGTCTTTATTCCAGAGAAAATAATCTAAATAGTAGTGTTTCTTTTCTGAAACTTACATCACCTTTTGAGCAGTCATTTGAAGTCGAAGACATTGCTGCTGCTTCTTCTGTTGCTGCTGCTGATACATGTGATAATAATGATGATGAGAGTGACAAAGAAATGAACATAACATGGGAAGTGAATTCCAACAATGACAACATTTCTGACTCTGATATGTCTAGTGACGATCAAGAGGATGTAAGTGTAACTGGTCGTGCATTAATACAGTTGAAgattttgcagaaaaaaattagCCAGGCTGCTATTTGTAGTACTTGTAAAACTGGTGAATTAAATGTTATTGATGCGAGTGAAATCAACAAAAGTGGACTTTGCTTGAAATTAGCATTTAGATGTAATGAGTGTCATTCAAATACAGTGTTTGATACTGATAAAAAGGGAAACTTTGAATTTAGTAAAATACACAATGTGAACCGTCTTTCAGTTTTAGCAATGCGCATGATGGGAAAATCTAGAAATGCACTTCTAAAATTTTGTTCCATACTTGATCTACCAAGTCCAGTAAATTATGGGCCCTACAAAAAGCATACGGAGACATGGAAAGAAATTGCTACTGAAATCATAGAGGAAAATCTGTCTGAAGCAGCGGAGGAAATTCAGCAATTGAAAAGAAATTCCGGTTGGGATGGAGAGGGAGCATGCAAATGTTCCGTTTCTGTCGATGGATCATGGGCACATGTAGGATATAGTTCTAGATTCGGCTTTGTAAGTGTTATATCTGTTGACACAGGAAAGGTGTTAGATTATGTGACATTATCAAATGAATGCAAGGCTTGTAAGAAATGGGAAAGAGAAGGAAAAACTCATACTAGGGATTTTTTGCAATGGTTTGTTGAACATGAGAAAGATTGCACATTGAATCATGATGGGTCAGCTAAGACAATGGAGGCACAAGGTGCTGTAATACTTTTCCGTCGCTCAGAAGAAAAGCACAGTCTTCAATATACAACATATGTCGGTGATGGTGACAGTTCAGCCTATGGAAATGTAGTAGATTCTAGACCGTATGGCCCTAACATAATTTTTGCAAAAGAGGACTGTGTTGGACATATACAAGGGCGAATGGGCAAACACCTAAGGCGCCTTGTTGATCAGTATAAAGGTACGGTACAGTACATTGTATTACCCTCTCCCTTTTAA